A genomic region of Marinobacter sp. NP-4(2019) contains the following coding sequences:
- a CDS encoding PQQ-dependent dehydrogenase, methanol/ethanol family, which yields MKLINSHYKNRFTKKAISRVLVPFLVIGASTVIAADQVNQSYIIENAKTGKDWPTHGFDYAETRFSPLSQISADNVENLGLAWSYNLGSERGVEATPLVVDGVMYVSASWSIVHALDAKTGKKLWTYDPEVPGEAGSRGCCDVVNRGVAVHYGNVYVASYDGRLIAIDAKTGEKVWETNTLPDNGMSYTITGAPRIVNGNVIIGNGGAEFGVRGYITAYDAKTGAQKWRWYTVPGNPDEPFENEAMARAAKTWDPSGKYWEAGGGGTVWDSIVFDPDLNLLYIGTGNGSPWSHKKRSPEGGDNLYLSSIVALNADTGEYVWHYQATPGDNWDYTSTQDMILSELTIDGERRKVIMQAPKNGFFFVLDRTNGEFISADNYVDVNWATGYDSNGRPIEVPEARSMDEPFDIVPGPFGGHNWHSMSFNHQTGLAYFPSQHIPITMVEDPSWESIESNEPGQPMSGIGWNTAFQLNVAPPSSKPFGRLTAWDPVTQQEAWRYEHVSPWNGGTLTTAGDLVFQGTADARFMAFNAQTGDHLWESPMGTGVIAAPITYEVDGTQYVSIAAGWGGVFGKSQRASDLKTAGTVYTFVLNGDAEMPEFTKYQLNSLVSGVDYNPDFIGEGTALYVSNCVFCHGVPGVDKGGNIPNLGYSKKSVIENLDAFLFHGPFVSRGMPDFTETLNEIDVEKIKAFIQGTADAIRPKSQ from the coding sequence ATGAAGCTGATTAATAGTCACTACAAAAACCGTTTCACAAAAAAAGCGATAAGTAGGGTATTAGTTCCATTTTTAGTAATCGGAGCCAGCACCGTTATTGCCGCCGATCAGGTTAACCAAAGCTATATCATTGAAAATGCCAAAACCGGCAAGGACTGGCCCACCCATGGTTTTGATTATGCGGAGACGCGCTTTAGCCCTCTTTCCCAAATTTCGGCGGACAATGTCGAAAACCTCGGGCTTGCATGGTCCTACAACCTTGGGTCTGAGCGAGGTGTCGAGGCCACTCCACTTGTTGTGGATGGCGTGATGTATGTCTCTGCCTCCTGGAGCATTGTACATGCACTTGATGCAAAGACCGGCAAAAAACTCTGGACCTACGACCCTGAAGTACCTGGGGAGGCGGGCTCCAGGGGTTGCTGTGATGTTGTAAACCGTGGCGTGGCAGTGCACTACGGAAATGTCTATGTTGCATCCTACGATGGTCGACTGATCGCCATTGATGCAAAAACCGGCGAAAAAGTTTGGGAAACGAATACTCTGCCCGACAACGGCATGAGCTACACGATTACCGGCGCACCTCGGATTGTTAATGGCAACGTGATCATAGGCAATGGTGGGGCCGAATTTGGAGTCAGGGGCTACATCACAGCTTACGACGCCAAAACCGGGGCACAGAAATGGCGTTGGTATACTGTGCCGGGAAATCCGGACGAACCGTTTGAAAACGAGGCCATGGCTCGCGCCGCAAAAACCTGGGACCCGAGTGGAAAATACTGGGAGGCCGGTGGCGGTGGCACTGTATGGGACTCTATCGTTTTTGATCCGGACCTGAATCTCTTATATATCGGCACGGGTAACGGATCTCCATGGTCACACAAGAAGCGTAGTCCGGAAGGTGGGGATAACCTCTATCTCTCCTCGATTGTTGCTCTCAATGCCGACACTGGTGAGTACGTATGGCATTACCAAGCAACGCCCGGGGACAACTGGGACTATACTTCAACGCAGGACATGATTCTCAGCGAGCTCACGATTGATGGAGAGCGTCGCAAAGTTATCATGCAAGCTCCCAAAAACGGCTTCTTTTTTGTTCTCGACCGGACAAACGGTGAATTCATATCGGCCGACAATTATGTCGATGTTAATTGGGCCACGGGATACGACAGCAATGGTCGTCCAATAGAAGTTCCTGAAGCACGATCCATGGACGAACCCTTCGATATCGTCCCTGGGCCTTTTGGTGGCCATAATTGGCACTCAATGTCTTTTAATCACCAAACCGGCCTGGCCTACTTCCCGTCTCAGCACATCCCTATCACAATGGTCGAGGACCCCTCCTGGGAAAGCATAGAAAGCAATGAGCCGGGACAACCCATGAGTGGCATAGGTTGGAACACCGCTTTCCAACTCAACGTAGCGCCACCATCAAGCAAGCCATTCGGGCGACTTACAGCCTGGGATCCCGTTACGCAGCAGGAAGCCTGGCGTTACGAGCACGTCTCTCCCTGGAACGGCGGAACCCTGACAACGGCCGGCGATCTGGTATTTCAGGGAACCGCAGACGCTCGCTTTATGGCGTTCAACGCGCAAACGGGTGACCACCTATGGGAATCCCCAATGGGTACCGGCGTCATTGCAGCGCCCATAACCTATGAAGTAGACGGCACTCAGTATGTCTCTATTGCAGCAGGCTGGGGCGGTGTTTTTGGAAAATCCCAGAGAGCCTCCGACCTCAAGACCGCCGGTACTGTTTATACGTTTGTCCTGAACGGTGATGCCGAGATGCCTGAGTTCACCAAGTATCAGCTGAACTCACTGGTTTCCGGCGTTGACTATAATCCCGACTTTATTGGAGAAGGCACGGCTCTCTACGTCAGTAATTGCGTGTTCTGTCATGGTGTTCCTGGTGTAGACAAGGGCGGTAATATTCCAAACCTGGGCTACTCAAAGAAATCAGTTATTGAAAACCTGGACGCCTTCCTGTTTCACGGTCCATTCGTTTCCCGTGGCATGCCTGATTTTACCGAAACGCTGAATGAGATAGATGTCGAGAAAATAAAAGCGTTTATTCAGGGTACTGCAGATGCTATCCGTCCGAAAAGTCAGTGA
- a CDS encoding LuxR C-terminal-related transcriptional regulator — translation MLKEANNFRSLAKSQATLHSLPVPDIGQDEVEMARLPKVMIADHQPLFRDAIRDIILVNHLCEHVFEVSSLKDAMEIVSEHGSLGLIFFDLDMPEMQGLGGLGSLNEIAPSLPIIVMSVRVNRYITSQAIGRGAMGVVAKNASRNEIVDAIRQVLDGKICICAGSDEFESGNGLAAGRAGSEAEIDRSQFQSLTKRQLIVLERITLGESNKQIAYNLHLAETTVKAHVSAVLRKLNVQNRAQAILAASCLDLVSRMRK, via the coding sequence ATGCTAAAAGAAGCCAATAACTTCAGAAGCTTGGCAAAGAGCCAAGCTACGCTGCACTCGCTTCCAGTTCCTGACATTGGGCAGGACGAAGTTGAAATGGCGCGATTGCCCAAGGTCATGATTGCTGATCATCAGCCGCTTTTTCGCGACGCCATACGCGACATTATTTTAGTAAATCATCTTTGTGAACATGTCTTCGAGGTATCCAGCTTGAAAGATGCTATGGAAATCGTGAGTGAGCATGGCAGCCTTGGTCTCATCTTCTTCGATCTCGACATGCCGGAAATGCAGGGGCTTGGCGGTCTCGGTAGCTTAAATGAGATCGCACCTTCGCTACCCATCATAGTTATGTCGGTTAGAGTAAATAGGTATATCACGTCTCAGGCGATTGGCCGGGGGGCCATGGGAGTCGTAGCGAAAAATGCATCAAGAAATGAAATTGTCGACGCTATTCGACAGGTTTTGGATGGCAAGATTTGCATTTGTGCAGGCTCTGACGAATTCGAAAGTGGTAATGGTCTTGCTGCTGGCCGAGCCGGATCAGAAGCAGAGATAGATCGCAGCCAGTTTCAATCTTTAACAAAGCGCCAGTTGATAGTTTTAGAGAGAATAACACTTGGAGAGTCCAACAAACAGATTGCGTACAACTTACACCTGGCCGAAACGACCGTGAAGGCTCATGTTTCGGCTGTTTTACGTAAGCTAAATGTTCAGAACCGCGCGCAGGCGATCCTTGCAGCGAGTTGTCTCGACCTAGTTTCCCGAATGCGCAAATAG
- a CDS encoding HipA N-terminal domain-containing protein has translation MQRFTKRATVYMHGKLAGHLERAGRKVYFQYDADYLENGRPLSLSLPLRAERFESDGLPAYFSGLCSEGWLRRIQSFEQKIDPNDRFTLLINNGLDLAGAVTIHPTE, from the coding sequence ATGCAAAGATTCACAAAGAGAGCCACCGTCTATATGCATGGAAAATTGGCGGGCCACCTTGAGCGCGCGGGGCGAAAGGTTTATTTCCAATACGATGCCGATTATCTGGAAAATGGAAGGCCGCTCAGTCTCAGCCTTCCCCTTCGAGCGGAGCGCTTTGAGTCCGATGGCTTGCCGGCTTATTTCAGTGGTCTTTGCTCAGAGGGCTGGCTTAGACGCATTCAGTCATTTGAGCAAAAGATCGACCCTAACGATCGTTTCACGCTGCTGATCAATAATGGATTAGATCTTGCCGGCGCAGTGACTATTCACCCGACGGAATAG
- a CDS encoding transporter: MSSVSNYKQKSLLGSRKGNFSVASVGLTTMLLTSGNAVAIDVDAGDYTALPAGTNLGMVYYQYATADSLYSDGDKAPINAGLDSQVGILRGVHFTEIGGYTVDPQFLLPFGKVEGKDDTSSLGDTSGIGDLILAATVWLVNEPESNTYFGITPFLYVPVGSYDRNDTLNLGENRWKHTLQAGYITGLTSNISLDLVGDVTFFGKNDELGASKATLEQDPLYQLQGFLRYNVTPQWDLRTGISHTFGGETQINDINQDNDLATTKMTIGTAWFANPGLQLIANYGSDLSVENGFKEQHRLNFRILKAF, encoded by the coding sequence ATGTCATCTGTATCAAACTATAAGCAAAAAAGTTTACTCGGTTCCAGAAAGGGGAATTTCAGCGTCGCTTCTGTTGGATTAACCACCATGTTGCTGACTTCCGGTAATGCAGTAGCTATTGACGTTGATGCCGGGGATTACACGGCACTGCCCGCCGGAACCAATCTTGGAATGGTCTACTATCAATACGCCACTGCAGACTCACTCTACTCGGATGGCGACAAAGCGCCCATTAATGCTGGATTAGACTCACAGGTAGGAATCCTGCGTGGGGTGCATTTCACTGAAATTGGCGGTTACACAGTAGACCCTCAATTTCTCCTCCCATTTGGCAAGGTGGAAGGAAAAGACGATACCTCTTCCCTTGGTGACACCAGTGGCATCGGCGACCTGATACTTGCGGCGACAGTTTGGCTTGTAAACGAGCCCGAAAGTAACACCTATTTCGGCATTACTCCGTTCCTGTATGTTCCGGTAGGGAGTTACGATCGAAATGACACATTAAATCTTGGCGAAAACCGGTGGAAACATACATTACAGGCGGGTTACATAACTGGTCTCACTTCTAACATCTCATTAGACCTGGTTGGTGACGTCACTTTTTTCGGCAAGAATGACGAACTCGGTGCCTCCAAGGCCACTCTGGAACAGGACCCCTTGTATCAGCTCCAAGGCTTCCTGCGTTATAACGTAACGCCGCAATGGGACCTTCGCACCGGTATTTCTCATACTTTCGGCGGTGAGACACAGATAAATGATATTAACCAGGACAATGACCTTGCCACCACCAAAATGACAATCGGTACGGCATGGTTTGCGAATCCGGGACTGCAACTAATCGCAAATTATGGAAGCGATTTGTCCGTAGAAAATGGATTTAAAGAACAACATCGACTCAACTTTCGGATTCTAAAGGCGTTTTAA
- a CDS encoding IS3-like element ISMaq2 family transposase (programmed frameshift) has protein sequence MERIEVITGVQRRRRYSAQEKAFMVAECEQPGMSVSLVARRHGISASLLFRWKKLMKDGGMSAIESGDEVVSASEVKALNKKVRELERMLGRKTMEAEILREALEVAQSKKVDLAHAVAATGRYPLKRVAEVLKVSRSNLLDRLHGRQKGRSPRYSKQDDDRHLPFIRELCEARAANGYRRITARLNRLLAANDERVNHKRVYRLMKEDGLLLPRYTGRPQERCHNGQVITLKPDLRWCSDGFEIRCWNKEVVRVAFSLDCCDRELMRYVATTGGITGEMVQDLLLESLEYRFGQSERVPHPLEWLTDNGSCYIAKETRAFASSLGFVVCTTPVRSPQSNGMAEAFVKTFKRDYVYLNDLPDAATVMARLPEWIEDYNRSHPHKGLKMKSPWEYRAELASNE, from the exons GTGGAGAGAATCGAAGTCATAACCGGAGTGCAGCGCCGTCGCCGGTATTCCGCGCAGGAGAAGGCGTTCATGGTTGCTGAATGTGAGCAGCCAGGCATGTCAGTATCGCTTGTAGCCCGGCGTCATGGTATATCAGCAAGCCTGTTGTTCCGTTGGAAGAAGCTGATGAAAGACGGTGGCATGTCCGCGATTGAATCCGGTGATGAGGTTGTAAGCGCATCTGAGGTGAAAGCCCTGAACAAGAAGGTTCGGGAGCTGGAGCGGATGTTAGGCCGTAAGACGATGGAAGCTGAAATACTCCGGGAAGCCCTGGAGGTGGCTCAGTCAA AAAAAGTTGATCTCGCGCATGCCGTTGCTGCCACCGGACGATACCCTCTGAAGCGGGTTGCGGAAGTGCTGAAGGTATCGCGCTCCAATCTTCTGGATCGCCTTCATGGTCGCCAGAAAGGCCGAAGCCCGAGATACAGCAAACAGGACGATGACCGGCATTTACCGTTTATCCGTGAGCTGTGCGAGGCCCGTGCTGCCAATGGCTATCGAAGGATCACGGCTCGACTGAATCGATTGCTCGCAGCCAACGATGAGCGAGTGAATCACAAGCGCGTGTACCGACTGATGAAGGAGGATGGGCTGCTGTTACCCCGGTATACAGGGCGACCTCAAGAGCGCTGCCACAATGGCCAGGTTATTACGTTGAAGCCGGACCTTCGCTGGTGCTCAGATGGCTTTGAGATCCGCTGCTGGAACAAGGAGGTTGTCCGTGTAGCCTTCAGCCTGGACTGCTGTGATCGCGAGCTGATGCGCTATGTAGCGACCACTGGTGGCATCACCGGTGAGATGGTTCAGGACCTACTGCTGGAAAGCCTGGAATACCGGTTCGGCCAGTCAGAGAGGGTGCCTCATCCGCTGGAATGGCTGACAGATAATGGCAGCTGCTACATCGCCAAAGAAACGCGGGCCTTCGCGTCCTCTCTAGGCTTTGTGGTGTGTACCACACCCGTGAGAAGCCCTCAGAGTAACGGTATGGCGGAGGCCTTCGTAAAGACGTTTAAACGGGACTATGTGTACCTGAACGATCTTCCTGATGCCGCAACGGTGATGGCCAGGTTGCCGGAATGGATCGAGGACTATAACCGTAGCCACCCGCATAAAGGGCTGAAAATGAAATCGCCCTGGGAGTACCGGGCAGAACTGGCATCAAATGAATGA
- a CDS encoding sigma-54-dependent Fis family transcriptional regulator — MHKKIVDLNTQVQQARELFDEGHVVPSQWVRDEVLRSWLRCRKHGVSPSGQLLLEAAQFDQISYIRNQHQRLMTFAEPEMHRLFRAISSAGWVLACLEREGRSIKYFGNDSPCYELLGAALNPGMDLSEDIAGTNAPGCALIEGRPSLVCGSEHFLHSFRDLSCVAVPIFDPAGTLVGALNASKPYDGRPVGILEAVALATRSVENRMVDDLRGALVLALHYRPELTQSPMRGLIHFGEDGEVLGANPSARQMLDLESLEKTQSQVCFKDLFSCRAAEIEGSQQSPVEVECHNGARLFLKVESLRKGLVSVKSTPPQRRPDISQSFYVGEPTKPLFDKAHRAFQFGVPVLVTGETGTGKEVLARSLHANGPSSKGAFVAVNCSAIPAGLIESELFGYADGAFTGARRGGAKGKFEEANGGTLFLDEIGDMPVEFQARLLRVLQERIVTRLGEEKSRPVSFSLVCATHRNLDELMESGDFRSDLYYRINGLRVQLPALREREDLDALIDHLLASMSQEDSPPILTAEARNLLRHHSWRGNIRELQQALNLGQALSTQGIIDVEHLPEDIKAKNDTADVDVGEGGTLAAAERQAVRCVLEKHNHNVSAAARELGITRATLYRKIKHFGL; from the coding sequence ATGCATAAAAAGATCGTTGATCTGAACACTCAGGTCCAGCAAGCCCGTGAGTTGTTTGACGAAGGGCATGTTGTACCGTCCCAGTGGGTGCGGGATGAGGTTTTGCGCTCTTGGCTAAGATGCAGAAAACATGGCGTGTCCCCCTCTGGTCAGCTCTTACTTGAGGCCGCGCAATTCGACCAGATTTCTTATATCCGCAATCAACATCAGCGTCTCATGACATTTGCCGAGCCTGAAATGCATCGGTTGTTTCGTGCAATCAGTTCTGCAGGTTGGGTTTTGGCGTGTCTGGAAAGAGAAGGCCGCAGCATTAAATATTTCGGCAATGACAGTCCCTGCTACGAATTGCTGGGAGCCGCTTTGAATCCTGGTATGGACCTTTCAGAGGATATAGCTGGAACCAATGCTCCCGGTTGCGCTTTGATAGAAGGCAGGCCTTCGCTTGTGTGTGGAAGTGAGCATTTCTTGCATTCTTTCCGCGATCTATCCTGCGTGGCAGTGCCCATTTTTGACCCTGCAGGGACGCTGGTCGGGGCTTTGAATGCTTCGAAACCTTATGATGGCCGACCGGTCGGGATTCTTGAAGCAGTTGCGCTCGCAACTCGGTCTGTTGAGAATCGAATGGTCGACGATTTGCGTGGCGCCTTGGTCCTCGCCCTTCACTATCGCCCGGAGCTTACACAGTCACCCATGCGTGGGTTGATACATTTCGGCGAGGATGGTGAAGTTTTAGGTGCAAACCCCTCGGCCAGACAGATGCTGGATCTCGAGTCTCTCGAGAAGACGCAGAGTCAGGTCTGTTTCAAAGACTTATTTTCATGTCGCGCTGCCGAGATCGAGGGATCACAACAAAGCCCTGTTGAGGTGGAATGTCACAATGGGGCAAGGCTTTTTCTTAAGGTTGAAAGTCTTCGGAAAGGGCTCGTGAGCGTCAAATCGACGCCACCGCAAAGACGGCCGGACATCAGTCAGTCTTTTTATGTGGGCGAGCCAACAAAACCACTTTTTGACAAGGCGCATCGGGCCTTTCAGTTTGGAGTTCCGGTTCTGGTGACTGGGGAAACCGGAACAGGCAAAGAGGTTTTAGCGCGCTCGCTACATGCCAATGGGCCTTCTTCAAAAGGCGCGTTTGTTGCCGTGAACTGCTCGGCTATTCCTGCCGGCCTGATAGAATCAGAGTTGTTTGGCTATGCAGACGGCGCTTTTACTGGTGCCCGACGTGGGGGTGCCAAGGGGAAATTTGAGGAAGCGAACGGCGGTACGCTCTTCCTGGATGAAATAGGCGATATGCCGGTAGAATTTCAAGCACGGTTGTTACGTGTTTTGCAAGAACGCATTGTCACCAGGCTTGGAGAAGAGAAGTCTCGGCCCGTCTCGTTTTCTCTGGTCTGTGCGACACATCGGAACCTTGATGAGCTTATGGAGAGTGGGGACTTTCGGAGCGATCTTTACTACCGAATCAATGGCCTCAGGGTGCAGCTCCCTGCTCTGCGGGAGCGTGAAGACCTCGATGCTTTAATTGATCACTTGCTGGCATCAATGTCACAGGAAGATTCCCCGCCAATTCTGACAGCTGAGGCTCGTAATCTCTTAAGGCACCATTCGTGGAGAGGCAATATTAGAGAGCTCCAGCAGGCACTGAATCTTGGCCAGGCGCTTTCTACTCAGGGAATTATCGATGTTGAGCACTTGCCCGAGGACATCAAGGCCAAAAATGATACTGCGGATGTGGACGTAGGCGAGGGCGGCACACTCGCCGCTGCGGAGCGCCAAGCGGTGCGATGTGTGCTCGAGAAACACAATCACAACGTCAGTGCCGCGGCTCGAGAATTAGGAATAACACGAGCCACTCTCTATCGGAAAATTAAACATTTTGGCCTCTGA
- a CDS encoding DUF6262 family protein has protein sequence MPKPSESDTHKRIRLAIVRLENGQPKVVEKGRKISVAAVAEEAGVSRALIHKDYPDLMERIRGNANKAIQRQRDEKHDKLKDERAKNRQLREKIVELTEQRNKLASKNATLELENRRLSSILESKNVTVFWGKPSE, from the coding sequence ATGCCAAAGCCATCTGAATCAGACACCCACAAGCGTATCCGTCTGGCCATTGTTCGACTGGAAAACGGCCAGCCCAAGGTGGTGGAGAAGGGACGCAAGATCTCCGTAGCGGCGGTGGCTGAGGAGGCCGGAGTCAGTCGTGCCCTTATCCACAAAGACTACCCTGACCTGATGGAGCGCATCCGGGGCAATGCCAACAAAGCGATCCAGAGACAGCGTGATGAAAAGCACGATAAACTCAAGGATGAGAGAGCCAAGAACCGTCAGCTGCGAGAAAAAATCGTTGAGCTGACTGAGCAGCGCAATAAACTCGCCTCCAAAAACGCGACCTTAGAGCTCGAAAATCGTCGTCTCTCTTCAATTCTGGAAAGTAAAAACGTGACAGTTTTTTGGGGTAAACCAAGTGAGTAG
- a CDS encoding aldehyde dehydrogenase family protein: MNTFTKHPHDLENKTRAFLARQNHRMLIGGQWVDALENKRIEVENPAEETVIGSIPLAHPDDVNKAVSCAKSAFNGDDWGRMRPSARQNMLLKLADLIERDARIIAELEAIDNGKSAAIAEAVDISLGLEFFRYMAGWATKIEGSTLDVSMPFAPADSDFTAYTRREPVGVVAAIIPWNFPFLMACWKLAPALAAGCTVVLKPAEQTSLSALYLCELIGEANFPDGVVNIITGEGQSTGSALITHPDINKISFTGSTEVGQIIGRAAMDNMARVTLELGGKSPMIVLADCDPEKAAQGAAAAIFFNHGQTCSAGSRLYVHRSISDKVLDRLAELAEAIPLGPGLDPAAQMGPLVSRVQLDRVCRYIETGRQEGARLVTGGERADRKGYYVKPTIFATEDDSMVIAKDEIFGPVLVVIPFDDIEDVVDRANDSRYGLAASIWSNNLSQVQRLIPKLKAGTVWVNGHNMLDANIPFGGYKLSGVGRDMGKQSLDSYLETKSVVIAL, translated from the coding sequence ATGAATACGTTCACAAAACATCCACATGATTTAGAGAATAAAACCCGGGCGTTCCTGGCTCGTCAAAATCACCGTATGCTGATAGGCGGCCAATGGGTTGATGCTCTGGAAAACAAACGTATAGAGGTAGAAAACCCAGCTGAAGAAACGGTTATAGGAAGCATACCCCTTGCACATCCTGATGACGTTAACAAAGCCGTTAGCTGTGCAAAAAGTGCGTTCAATGGTGATGACTGGGGCCGAATGAGACCCTCCGCCCGTCAGAACATGCTTCTCAAACTTGCAGATCTGATTGAGCGAGATGCCAGAATCATTGCTGAGCTGGAAGCTATCGACAACGGCAAGTCTGCTGCTATTGCCGAAGCTGTTGACATAAGCCTGGGTCTGGAATTCTTTCGCTACATGGCCGGGTGGGCAACAAAAATTGAGGGCTCGACTCTTGATGTGTCCATGCCCTTTGCCCCGGCTGACTCTGACTTTACTGCATATACCCGACGCGAACCCGTCGGTGTTGTTGCCGCAATCATACCGTGGAACTTTCCTTTTCTGATGGCCTGCTGGAAGCTGGCTCCGGCACTTGCAGCGGGTTGCACGGTTGTGTTGAAGCCTGCGGAACAAACTTCCCTTTCTGCCCTCTATCTGTGCGAGCTGATCGGAGAGGCAAATTTTCCTGACGGGGTTGTCAATATCATTACTGGCGAGGGCCAGAGCACTGGGTCGGCACTGATAACTCATCCTGACATCAACAAGATTAGTTTTACGGGATCCACTGAGGTGGGTCAGATCATAGGCCGTGCTGCGATGGATAATATGGCGCGAGTTACCTTAGAGCTGGGGGGCAAGTCTCCAATGATTGTCCTGGCTGACTGTGATCCGGAGAAGGCTGCGCAAGGGGCAGCGGCAGCAATCTTTTTCAACCATGGACAAACCTGCAGTGCAGGCTCGCGACTTTACGTTCACCGAAGCATTTCTGACAAGGTCCTGGATCGGCTCGCCGAGTTAGCAGAGGCAATACCCCTGGGGCCTGGCCTGGATCCAGCTGCGCAAATGGGACCACTCGTGTCCAGGGTTCAGCTAGACCGGGTCTGTCGCTACATTGAGACGGGCCGCCAGGAAGGTGCCCGCCTGGTTACCGGTGGCGAACGTGCTGACCGCAAAGGTTATTACGTCAAGCCCACCATATTTGCGACCGAAGACGACTCTATGGTCATAGCCAAAGACGAGATCTTTGGTCCCGTTCTGGTGGTCATCCCGTTTGATGATATCGAGGATGTCGTAGACCGGGCCAATGATAGTCGCTATGGCCTGGCAGCGAGTATCTGGTCAAACAATCTTTCTCAAGTGCAACGCTTAATCCCGAAATTAAAGGCAGGCACTGTGTGGGTAAACGGGCACAACATGCTTGATGCAAACATCCCATTCGGGGGCTATAAACTCTCCGGGGTTGGACGTGATATGGGTAAACAGTCACTCGATTCATATCTTGAAACAAAGTCGGTTGTCATTGCCCTCTAG
- a CDS encoding ATP-binding protein produces the protein MSRVYEDRVKEILANSSDDGKVKSRESTSLEFKENFGFKSLAKYLKTICAFANTQGGILVFGVTDNPRTLKGIDKDKFEQIKIEQLSTYLSEYFSPEIHWDIGVVTFKRKHYGFIAIKEADDKPVICKKNSGDVLKDGDIYYRYRGTSKRIEFPELKRMQIEIREKERKLWMEHIEKISRIGPKNVALLDLYSGKMESSNIANNFVIDEELLAGLKNEVSFVQEGHFKEKEGAPTLKLVGNLAPVDTVVVPNLDPNKDYPFLVKHLADELQIRSYDAQVLVWKLGLKNSKRYAIEVDAGASTIFKYSKYALTAIRDDLAKHEDKKEYLANASKEYQSRNKG, from the coding sequence ATGAGTCGCGTTTACGAAGATCGAGTTAAAGAAATTCTCGCTAATTCGAGTGATGATGGAAAAGTCAAATCTCGAGAATCGACGTCGCTCGAATTTAAAGAAAATTTTGGCTTCAAAAGCCTAGCGAAGTATCTCAAGACTATTTGTGCCTTTGCGAATACGCAAGGCGGGATACTTGTTTTTGGTGTTACTGATAACCCGAGAACGTTGAAGGGAATCGATAAAGACAAATTTGAGCAGATCAAAATAGAGCAGCTATCCACATACCTTTCAGAATATTTCAGCCCGGAAATTCACTGGGATATAGGCGTTGTCACGTTTAAAAGAAAGCACTATGGATTCATCGCAATAAAAGAGGCCGATGATAAACCGGTAATATGCAAGAAAAATTCGGGTGATGTTCTCAAAGATGGTGATATTTATTATCGGTATCGTGGGACAAGTAAACGAATCGAATTTCCTGAACTAAAGCGAATGCAGATTGAGATTCGTGAAAAAGAAAGAAAGCTATGGATGGAGCACATTGAGAAAATATCGCGAATTGGACCAAAAAACGTAGCGTTGCTTGATCTATATAGTGGCAAGATGGAATCCTCCAATATAGCGAACAATTTTGTTATAGATGAAGAACTATTGGCCGGATTAAAAAATGAGGTCTCTTTTGTCCAAGAGGGCCATTTTAAGGAAAAAGAAGGGGCTCCTACGCTTAAGTTGGTAGGGAATCTTGCGCCAGTCGATACGGTGGTGGTTCCCAACCTTGACCCAAATAAAGACTATCCTTTTTTGGTTAAGCATTTAGCGGATGAGCTTCAAATTCGATCCTATGATGCCCAGGTTCTTGTCTGGAAATTGGGACTAAAAAACAGTAAGAGATATGCAATCGAAGTTGACGCTGGTGCTTCAACGATATTCAAGTACTCTAAGTATGCGTTAACAGCTATACGTGACGATCTGGCGAAGCACGAAGATAAAAAGGAATATCTAGCTAACGCAAGCAAAGAGTATCAATCACGCAATAAGGGTTAA